One genomic region from Gemmatimonadales bacterium encodes:
- a CDS encoding HAD-IA family hydrolase, translated as MITHVFFDVGGVLGSSGWGAESRARAVVVAVAAALAATGRCRLMAINNESAELNAYRPRTFGLAPTFTAFFGSCRLGVAKPARRIFELALAMSQAEPARSVMIDDSEQNLPPARALGMQAIRYTTTGRLRQDLATLGIDA; from the coding sequence ATGATCACCCACGTGTTCTTCGACGTCGGCGGTGTGCTGGGCAGCAGTGGCTGGGGTGCCGAATCCCGTGCTCGCGCGGTGGTGGTCGCCGTCGCGGCAGCGCTCGCGGCCACCGGACGCTGCCGGCTGATGGCCATCAACAACGAGTCGGCGGAGTTGAACGCCTACCGGCCGCGGACCTTCGGCCTCGCGCCGACGTTCACCGCGTTCTTCGGCTCCTGCCGGCTCGGTGTCGCCAAGCCCGCGCGGCGCATCTTCGAGCTCGCCCTGGCGATGTCGCAGGCCGAGCCGGCGCGCTCGGTGATGATCGACGACAGCGAACAGAACCTGCCGCCGGCGCGCGCCCTCGGAATGCAGGCCATCCGCTACACCACGACGGGCCGGCTGCGGCAGGATCTGGCCACGCTCGGCATCGACGCCTGA